Genomic window (Candidatus Poribacteria bacterium):
CGAGTATTCGGGTAAGGTTATTTCGATCTGTTGTATCAATTCTTAATGTACTCCAAGTTTGCTGATTAATCTGGATGTATTATAACACAATTTGTGAAAACTGAAAAGTTGAACGGTTTTGCTGCAGTGTCATTCGACTTTGCCATAAGAGCAACCGATCTTTGGATCTCGTTATACCTGTTACCATAGGCGCGATTCTTTCTGACCGCTATGTGTTCGCCATGACTCCAAATTGTAGCCTGCAACAATACGCAGAAACACCCAAGCAAAAACACGCAGGCGGATATACGGGGAGTGGCGTTATTTACCCAATTGACCTAACCGAACCGCAAGGAATAATTAAAAATGGACATTATCTGTGCTTCTATCTGTTACCGCGGCTACGCCGAAGATGAGGTCGCCGCAACTTTGGAATACGCACCCCAAATCGGCTACCGATTGATGGAGATTCATGGACCGCTGATCTGGAGTGTTGACGCCGCCCACGCGCTTGACATAAGTGCTATGAAGGCAAAGGTCGACGCATCCGGCATGAAGTGTGCAGGACTCTATCCGCCCGGATGGGGTGGCCAAGACACTGCCGATGTTGACGTACGCGCAGGCGCAATCGCGAGATGTATTGAAGTCGCCGAAGGACTCGGTGCGACACACCTGACGACAAGCGGGGCACAACCGAGGACAGAACCCGGTGCCTTGGACAGGGTCACCACCTGTGTCCGAGAGGTCTTGCAGCGGATGCCCGCAGAGAGTCAAATCAAGTTGACGCTTGAACCCCACCACGGGAACGTGCTTGAACAACCCGAGGATTTCCAGACGATTTTAGACGCTATTCCCGACGAACGGGTGGGCGTCTGTATAGATACAGGACATTTCCACGCGTCGGGTGTCGATACACTTGCGGCAATTCGTCAATTCGGTTCCCGTATCTATGCGGTACACCTCAAGGACCATCTCGGTACGGTATCTGTTGGTATTGGGCGCGGTGAACTCAACCTCAAACAGATTATCGAAACGCTCCAAGAGGTCGGCTACCAAGGCGATCTGACGTTGGAGTTGGAAGTGGAAGATCCCGAGAATCTACCACGCTATACCGAAGAAGCCTATTTCTATCTCAGTGGAATGCTCGGTTTACCGCTATAACTCCCACGTTTTAATGAAGTCTGCGACACCGAAATTGGCGGGCATTTCATTGAAATAGTAATGCATCGGACCGGATTGAAAACCGGGTAGATACAGCTCCTCATCGGTTTTGAGGAGTCCGTCAAGCGGCTTAAACCTGTCCCATACCGTCCCTGCTTCCTCTTTCGTGAAGCGTTCAGCGAAGGGCGGTCCCCAATTGAGAGTAATCGCGTGGAAACCCTTGCCCCGATTCCGAAGCTCGTCCGGGATTTCTGGGAGTTCGTAACCGTGTTCGAGTGCCACGAAACAGGCGGCTTTGCACAAAAAGACGGTTGACAGCATCTTCCCCTTTTCACCTCTGCTCGGATGTAGATTTTCGAGTGCAGCGTGATAGGCAGCGGCATCCTTTTCTATGGCAGCGCGGAGTGCATCTTCACACCATATCTGCATTTGATTACTGCGTTTATTCCACCGATCGAACCTCTCTCGGACTTCTGGGGACAAATAATCTATGTAGTCGAGTGCTTGATAGTGCGTGTAATTTGCAAACCCGCCGTGAATCGTGCGGCGCATCTTCCGACTGTAGTTGCTGCCCCAATGTAAGATCGGTAAGATGTAAACGACCCCGTCGCCCGCATTGAGATGTGTCTGAACGGCGCCGGGTAACGGGACCCGAGGATCTGCCAACAACCGCTCGTTTTCCGTCTCAGTGTTCACCCGCAGATGACTGCCGGGGATTACCCACAGCACGTTATCGTCGTAGAGCGAGAGATTCCACTGAACGTAGCGCGGTCCCGTCTCCACAATATCGTCGATATAGCCCTGTAATGGGGCGGTATCAATAGGGTGATGGTCGCGATGCCAGGCGGCGGGTCCGCAGTCTTTGACAGGACTGCACATGAGCATCATCTCAGTAACGCCTGCGTCCGCCTCACCGACCAGTTCACTGCTGACACCTTGCGTGTTTTCGTGTGCCCAGATTTCGACGGCACTTGCTGTTTTTTCATCGACAAGCCCTGCGAGTGGCTCCCGTCCGAGTTGTAGACGCGGTTGTGGAGAAGTCTCCCATACGCCGCCTGGGGGTTCGTTCGGTCCGCGTTCTCGTGCCCAGATGTCTCGCTGCCGCGATACCATTAATTCATAACTTTCCCGAAGAGCGTCTAGTTCTTCCGGTGGAATCACTTCTCGGAGAACAAGATACCCTTCTTCCATGAATTGATCCCGATTCACTTGCATAATTGTCTCCATCGGTGAAGGCTTCCTGTAAGAGCGAGTTATGCTCACGATTCTTAACCAAAAACGCAGCCTGCAACAACGGCGCAGGGTGTTTTTGCTTGGGTATTTCTGCGTATTGCTGGGGTGTTTCTTCAGATATACGGAAAGGCACGTTGTCCTTCAAAACCCACCTGACCGAACCGCAAGGTAAACTATAAAATTAGCCGCGCCCGACATAGAGTTGACCGATCGGCAGCACTGTTGCCTCCAGCATATTGATATTCGGTGGAAGTGTCGCCATCAGGACAGCGGCTTGTGCAAGATCGTCAACGTCCATCATCGGTTCCATAGGTGCCTGTGGACGATTTTGGTGCCGTTCTACATACGTGTTGCCGGGTTGCAAACAACTTGCTGTGATACCAAACGGTCTACCTTCAAGTGCCGTCACCTGTGTCAAGCCAAAAATCCCGAATTTGCTGGCACTGTAAGGGGCTGTTCGAGGACGGACCCGATGCGCAGAGATACTCCCGACGTTGATGATACGCCCGCCTTCACCTTGCGCTTTCATAATCGCAAATGCCTCGCGTGTGCAGATAAACGGCGCACGGAGATTCACATTGATAACCCAATCCCAATCCTCCGTGGCGAGTTCACCGATCGGACCGCCATTGAATGCCCCTGCGTTATTGACGAGGATGTCCAAACGACCATATTCGTCCATCGACTTTTCAAAGAGTGCTTTGATCTGTGCCTCGTCCGTTACGTCCGTCGGGACAGTCAACACTTTTGTCCCGTTTGCACGGAATTCGTTGGCGGTTTCTTCAAGGAGGTCCGCATCCCGTGCGGCGATTGTGAGTGTCGCCCCCTCTGCCGCAAGCCCTCTCGCAATACCTCTTCCGATGCCTCGGTTTCCACCCGTTACGATCGCAAATTTTCCATCTAATTGTCCCATTATTAATTCTCCTTTTCCTTGCTGTTTGATGAAAATAGTTCTGTCAATAGAGATTCTGTTCTGATAGCTTGCACCGTTTCACCCGCGAGTCGCATCGCCGAGATATGTGCGTGCAGAAACGCCAAATCTCCAGCCGTATCTATATCATACCACGGCGGTAGGAGCCCTAAAGTTGCCTTTAGCGATCGAATGCGTGCCACTGTTTGCTGAAAAACATCTGCCGTGCTCCACGCGATGTGCTCAAATATATGCGGGACTGTTGTTTTCAAGGTATCGGCAGAAAAACCGATGAGATAATAACCACCGTCTGTACTCGGTCCAATAGCGACATCCCGTGAGTCGAGCAGTGTAAGTGCTTGTGATATGTATGAAGTCGGTAGTGTCGGGCTGTCAGATCCGACGAGCAAAATCTTTGTATATCCGTGTTCCGCTGCCCACTGTGTTGCTGCGGCGAGTCGTTCTCCGAGGTCAGCACCTATTTGTGGGATGTAGATCGCATCGTCTCCAAGTAACGCTTGTAAATCCGATTGTGCCTCCGCCGGTGTATAGGCAATGATTCGGTCCACATCGGGAAATTTAGCGAGTGTCTCGCACCCGTCTGTGAGAAACGCCGTATACAGTGTCGCCGCTTGTTCCGGTGAGAGGGATGGAACGAGTCGCGTCTTGACCTGGTTGGGCACTGGATTCTTAGCGAAAACAGTGACACAGACTTTCACCGATAAAATTCCTTTTTTTCCTGACGCCGTTCCTATAGCGAATAGAACGGACACGCTGCGTTTACAGATGAAGTGCTTGACGTAAACGCGCCCAGAAACTCCCTGCGTTCTGCTTTTGCGGTGGGTTTTCGCGCTTCTCTCGGAATTCAAGGTAGTGATCTAACACATTTTCAAATGCCTCTTGTAGTTCCGCGTCAGTGTTCCCGTGGAAAGAGACGATGTCATCACCAATATTGACAACATGACCAACGAAGAGATAATCTTCGTCACTATAGATAATTTCGGCGGTATAGCCCCTATATGTCAGTGTTTTCATAGTGTTATTCCTGCCCGTTTTAAAAAATCGCGTATGTCGCGCACTTGATATCGATTTATCTCTTTTCGCGGATGAGGTCGGTGAAGCGTAGTCGTTTTCCTATTTAATTCAAAAGTTACGGAGGAACCGCTTTTCTCGTCTTTTAGTGCCCCGAGTGCTTTGAAAAGGGCTTCAATCCGCCGCCATTGCAGCGTTGCCGGAACTTCCTTACTGAAGATGGCTTCCAATGTCCTTCGGTGCTTTTTGTTGAGACGGATATTCATACGTTAACCGCGGGTATGCTTTGACTCTTAACTCTACCATATACAGGGTGAGGTGTCAACTTAAAAATTCGGTTCACCTACACTCCCTAATACCAGACCCGATACACCGGTATCCCAAAGATGGCACCCACCAAACTCCAAAACGTTCCGATCAGAAAGTCCCCCAGAATCACGCCGACGAAGAATGGGGCAGCCTTCCGATAGATACGTAACCCCCCGAATTTGAGCAGGACCGCCTTGATGATCCAACCGACACAGATCGCGCTCCAGACCCAAACCATTCCTGCGGATAAACCGAGGGCGTAGCCCGTTGGATGGAAAGGGAACCAGATAAACTGTCTCCTCAGGAACATGAGTCCCAATGTGAACAGTGAGGCGAACGCCGTGAAACTCAATCCTGTGCTATCTATAGTGTGGGATTGTTGTAACCACGGGAGTAGCATACGTTCAAAAGTTTCGATACCGATACCGATAATGTACCCCTCGGTTCGTACCGCACCGTGTTGGTAGATGAGATGCAAGTACGCCCAGAAAGAGGCAGGAATCGCAATCAATAGGGCGACGATCATCGTGATTGCCATCTTTCTCTGCGAAACCGGTGCGCGTTCCGCTATTTTAAAACCTTCTAACTGACTCGGCATTGGGTGTGAGACGTTGTCACGAACATACGGATATAAGAAAGAGAACAGTGTCAAATTCGCCGCGCCGGTGCGTCGTGTGCCTAATACCGATACGATCATCAGGGGTGGATGCGTCCAAATGACTTCATGATACGGCACACCGACGGCTGCCCTCGCATACGTTATGGCGATGGACATCAGGAAATAGAGGCATAGAAAGGCGAGGAGAATTCCAACCGACATGCCAGCCTGCTGAAAAATGATAACGAGAATTGCCGTGCCTACCAAGATGCCGAGGATTGCGGTGCGATAGTGAAACGGTTCGTTATTGGAGGCTATAGTGCCGTTTCCAGAAGGCTTCAAAGCCAGAGTACATACGGTTTTAAGGTGCTTGCGACTCGTCCACAGGATGAGAATCCCAAGCGTCAACCACGCCCCGATCCCCTGTTGATTGTAATACGGGAACCCTTGCAGCGATTTCCAGCCGCCGATGCTCCCTACAATCAGCTGAAATTTTGTAAACAGAAAAAAGAACCAGACCGAGAACGAGAGTTCCAGCGGAACGAAGAAGGTCAATGCGATGACCCACGGATAAAAGAAGAGCGGTAACCATCCAATAGCGTTCCAAGGTTTCGTGGTAAAGATTTTCGCCCCGAAATCGGGTATTTTAAGTGGCACACCCGGCACAAACGGATAGAGAAAGTGGAGTCCGTTGAGGAGTTCTATCACCGCACAGATACTAAACCCAAGCCACAGCAATCTTCTTGAAAAAAAGCGTGGCGTGGTCATCTCTATAGGGAGTTGTGCGATCGGATAACTCAGGCGTTCCCGTTCGCTCCATTGCAACCGCTGGATGCTGTTAAAACACAGTAAAATAAAGAAGAGAACGAATGTGACAAACGACCAAAGCAGCACAGGCCCCATCCATGCGAACAGGTGTCTCGGTGTGTAGAGGGTCGAGTTCCCTTCAAAGAAACCCGTGAGCGCCCCTTTATCTTGAACTGTGAACCACGGCGGGATATACCGATGGAAAAGCGTGGCGTATTCGTTTTCAAAAGTAGCGAACCAGTACGGATGCGCGAGGATGCCGAGAATGAAGTCCATCGGGTTGTGTCCGGAGACGACACACAGCATTACCAGCATCTGGTAGACCAAGAGGAGTTGGGCGCGGCTCAAAGCGAGTTGTGGGCGGATCCGCTTCAGCAGCGTATTGATTAACAGGAGAAAAAAGAGGTTGACGATTGGGGTAATAAACAGGGAGGCATAAGCGGGATTCAGGGAGTGGTGGATACCGCTGACGAAGGCGATCCAGTATGCGTTGAGAAGGATCAGAGCCACACCGATGGCGAGCGGCGGCAGGAGCGAAGTTGATTCGGTTCCGGTTTGGGATTGATATCGTCTCTTTTTCACATACCAACCTTCCATGCATGGATAAAATTTCCTTGACCGAAACGGAGCTAATCCTCACAAGCATAAACGGCGACGTTATTTCTATAGATGGAATGCTTGGCGTAGACGCGACAGAAACCGCCACGCGAAGTGCTTCTGTGGAGGGTTCTCCGGTTGATTTTCGACTTTGATGTAGAGATCTACTACGTCTTCAAAGGCGACACGTAGTTCTTCGTCGGTATCTCCGTGAAAACCAACGATATCATCAATATTAACAACATGGCCAACAAAACATTCATCTTCATCACTATAGATAATTTCTGCAGTATAGCCTCTATGTGTCATTGTTTTCATGGTGTTATTCCTACCTCTTTTAAGAAATCTCGCGCATCGCGTACTTGATATCGGTTTACCTCTTTTCGGTTATGAGGTCGGTGGAAGGTGGCAGTTCTCCCTTCCAATTTAAAGTTCACAGATGATCCTCTGCCTTCTTCTTTTGTGGCACCCAGTGCCATAAAAAGAGCTTCAATCCGTCTCCATTGCAATGTCGCCGGAACTTGCGTGCTAAAAATAGCCTCTAATGTCTTTTGGTGCTTTTTATTTATAGTAGATTTTGAAAATAAGTTTACACTTCTGCCCCCGGTAGGCGAGGTTTCCTAACCTCGCCGATGCAAAAAAGTGTAAAGGTAATTACGGGTTTTACTATAAGCGTACATTCATACTGGAACCATGGGAGTACTTTGACCTTTAACTTTACCATATACCCGTTGAAGGGTCAACTTGAAAATTTCGATTTACCAAGTTCTCAGTGTGAAAGCATCGCCTTTTACAGCGGAGATGAAACGCCACTATCCTGTATCAGTTGAGATTGTGAGAAAAAAAGGTTGACCTACGCGAGGGGCCCCGAAGATACTGGAAAGGTTATTGATTTATGGTAGATTTTAGAATTACTTTGACACTCTAAAAAGGCGAGGTTAGAAACCTCGCCTACCGCGATAGGGTGGGGTTGAGGGACCCAACCCCTACGAAAACTGTTCATATATTTTTAGGATTTACCATAGAAAACAACCCGCCAGTTTTGGGAGCATTATTGCAAACTTCCACGATCCTATTTTCATTGGGACTTACGCATTGATGCGATAAATCGCATTACTACAAACAGATAGGTCTTTGAAGGATGTCCGTTTCCCAGAAGAAGCCAGGTTCGTAGTAGCGCAATTGATTGCGCCATGCGTAGGTTCTGTTCATTAAGGGAGGAAAGTCAGTTGGTGCGGGAGTAGTTCGGTTGATAGAGATCGTGATTCCTCTGTTATGAGTGCCAAGTAACGATCTTTATCTTGAAGTATCTTCTCATCGATCAATTCCTTTTTGGATAGAGCAACAAATAGAGCAGTGGCACGCGCTTGGCAATTGAGTGAGCGATTGGGATTGAAGACGATGTCTGAAAAACCTTGAAACCCTTCGAGTTTTTTTACCAAATCTGTTTCTCTCTGGGACAGTGCATTCATATATAACCAATCATAGAAAGCCGTTTTAGGTTCAGTAGGAAAGTTTTCACCACAGAAGTTAAAAGCGACTAAGGCCCCAGAATTTCGCAACCGATCATCCGTTTTCGCCTCGCGGCTAGACACAGAATACAAATCGTGATAGGGACCACCGTTTTCAAATACTTTGCTTCCCTGATAAGCACACTCAACACTCATCCTTTGATCGTTTAGTGTTTTCAATGACAGATTAAATGCACTTAAACTAACTCCTAAGTCTGAGGCAGATTTTCCCGATATTTCCAAAATTGGAGAGATTTTCTGCGATTTTTCGGCGACTTTGTGCAAAGAGGCTATAGACTTTTGCATCTGTGATTTTGCGAAACCGGGATGCCATTTGAATTCTATATCTACCGTATCAACATACGGAAATCCACTGAAATCAGGGATAAAAATAGGACGTTTTGCCATTGTTCTTAACTCCTAAAAAGGTATATCATCCTCATCAATTGAGGTGGAAAGAGGACTTTCAAAATTTTCCGATCACCATCTTGCATAATCACGTCTGGCGTTAAAGTAATGCCTCTCGGTGTAAAATCTATATTCAGAAAGTTCATTGTCGGTTTCGGTGCTGTTATGCAGCCATCGATTCTTAGCATCTACATTCCCAAAGCAGATTGCTTTGATATATTGCACTGGAATTCTGTTGAAGACAAGAACTTCTGCTTGTGGATGTGTTGGGTAATTCTTGGGTATTGATAAATCTTGATGTTTGATGTGGTAAAAATCTGCAAACATACCTTTCAATGCCTCAGGTCTTTTCCTATCTTCCAATGGAATGCTGGTAACAGCAATGTCTGCAGCATTTAGTTGGCAAAACGCGCACTCCAGTTCCCATAGCACTTTTGCATCAAGAAGTAGAACAATCCATTGGGAGTCATTAACCCCTTCAATTTTCTGTTTCTCCTGTCTAAGCTTATAGAACATTTGATAGTTTGGGAAACTGATGCTCAAGCAGTTCGCTTCTGGACACCTATCATACCTATGACAGTCATTCCACAGAAATTGTATTTCGCTCTCTTCCAAAATACGTCGTCCTTCCAAGCCGCGTTGTAGAATACTCTTTAGGTTCTCGATGCGGGTAAAATGGCAAAGTGTTGTTATTTCTCGCTCGTTGCAAATCTGCTGTATTTGGAATATGCGATTACTGTTCAAAATTACCTGCCATTTGCTGGATTTATTTCCAGACCGATCTTTTACAATTTGATGGGCATGCCCTTGGGAATGTAGAGCGATGAAAGCCTGTTCAACAATATCTATGAAATTACCATCAAAAGGAGGGGTTCCAGGGGATGATCCATACATGATTTTCATACGTTCTGCCCACTCTTGTAGAGTCAGGGAATCAGAACACTTCAACCTGAGGATTGCGTCCTGAGTCTGCTGAATCTTATCTCTGTCTCGCATTCCTGCTAAGCTCCTTCTACCATTGAAATCCTTTCGGTTTTTCTGCGAAAAATCTTTCAGTTTTCGGTTAAGAAGTATTCGTTTAATTCCGTAACAGTCTTTGCCGTTGCCGATCCCAAAAGATATTGTCCAGTTTCGACTTGGGGGTATCTGCTTTGGTATCGGGCGAGGAGACCTCTCCGCTACGACAAGTGTGCCGTAAAATTCAGAATGGATGAGGCACTATACTGGTCCTACTATACTTCATTTCCAACTGCGGGTCCGGTGGAAACTTCTCCGTATGCATTTTCCTCTGTAACTTGAGCTACAAGGTACCCTAACTTGAGACGAGGAAGTTTCACGGTGCGAGGAGTTTTGGGACACTGGTGAGGTCTGCTGTTTATCGCTTTAGCGTCTTCTTTATCCCTATATTTCTCTGGTCTTAGAGAAACATTGGGGTTCTTTAATTTTTTCTCAGATGAGATCGTTTTTTCAGTCATGATGTATCTCCTTTTTATGCTGCGTGTGGAAAAGTATACTACATTTTACGGATGAAATCAATCCGTTGTTATTTTCTGAGAATCCGCGAAATCTGTGTAATCCACGAAAATCCATGATTCAGACAATTGGCGGAATTTTCACACGCTCTACCGATCCTCAATCATCTCACGAGTGGCGGGTCTCTCCGGTGCTACCGGTTCCGGACGCTGACTCAGCCACCACGCAAACACGACGACGAGACACGCAAGCACAATGGCGCTGAGAGCCATCGGGACACCTGTTGATGCGCCGTCACTGACATCGATCTGGTGTTTCGCGGCGACCGCTGACGCCACAGCAATGACCGCTAGCACGAGATTTACCTGCCACGGGACCTGAAAAAGCACCGCAATGAGCGAAATCACGGCGACGGTGAGACTTAGTTGTGCAAGCGGATGATAAGGCGTCGCATCCGGTTCTTCAGCATCAGTGGTGCCTCTGGAGCGATGTGGGAGCGGCGGCGCACCCTCTTGGTACGTCATCTCGATGAGGCGGATGAATTCTGCGAGCAGTTTCCCGTCTTGAATCCACTCGAAAAGGTCGGGGTATTCGTGGCGAAGGAGGATCACAAACTCTTGACGCTGTGCGCTAAAGTCTGTGAACTCCTCCCAGTCGCGCTCTGGAACGATGACGTAAGGTTCAGGACCGACGCGGAGTTCGTATCCCTGTCCTGCCATATAGACGACGCTGCCGATGCCCTCGCGTTCGGCAAAAACGAGTTCTGTAGAATCGCTAGGCTCTGCTTGTTCGTTTGTGTTTTCTTGGGCGACAGTCATATCGCGTTGTTTGAGTGCTTCTGCTGCTTCTTCAGATTGCGTCGCCATTTCGTTGTCCGTGACGGCTACCCCGATACGACTTACCAGTTCCATCGCTTCCACTTCGTGTTCAGGTGCTACGAGAATCGCGGTTTGCCGTTCTTCCCTTAATTCAAAGGGGCGGCATCGGATCTGTTGCGCGCTCAAAGTGGCTTGGATGAGTTTCACTTCCCATTCATCGTTGGTACGGTGGATTTCTATCCAGTCGTGGGTATCTCCGATCGCTTCACCAAAGAGTTGGGAGACTTGCCGCACTTGTCCTTGGCTGGCTTGGGCACCTTGCGGTGGACTCACCGTTTTTTCTTTCATGATAAATAACTCCTATGAAGATTTGTGCAAAATCCCTTCCTTTCCTATCAGAATCGGACAATTGGAAGGTTCTTGGTTGGAAGATTGGAAGACTGGAAGGTTGGTCACCCATTCTTCCCTCCTTCTTCCATCCTTCCGTCAGGCAATATCCGTTTTGTGCGTACGTCCTTGCACTGCTAACAGTTCGGTGTAAACGTCCTCCGTCAATGCCGTGTTCTTTTCACTACTGAACAACTGCGCAGCGCGATTGCAGGCGGCTTTTCCCATTGCTTTCAAGCGTTCTGGATCGGTCGCGAGTGTCGCGATAGCGTCCGCAATCGCCGATACATCTTCAGGTGGCACTAAAATCCCTGTTTCGGGAGTGACGAGTTCTTTGCTTCCGCCGAGCGGCGTAGCGATGACCGGTGTGCCGACCGCCATCGCCTCAATGATGGTGCGTGGGCACGCCTCTGGGATAATGGACGGTACCAACATAATGTCGAGCAGACTTGTGACCACCCGCGTATCCGACAAAAATCCAGTAAAGATGACCGAATCTTCAACGCCTAAATCTGTGACCGTCTGTTTGAGTTCGTTCATATAGTCGACATCTTTTTCAAAGTAGGGACCCCCGACGATAAGAAGTTTGATGTCTGCGCTAGTGATTGAGGAACGTCCTTTGAGTTCCGCGAGGGCTCTGACTAAAAAGTGGATACCTTTCTCCGGCGTAATCCGAGTCACAACGCCGGTGAGTATGGAGGTGTCGGATGCATCGGAAAGCAGTTCTGTGCGGAGGGTCTCCACCTCTTCTGGGGATGCGTGAAAGGCGTCTAAATCGACACCGTTATAGATTAACGTCTGCTTTGCCGTAGAGGCGAAATTCCAGCGAGTTGCCTCCGAAACCAGAATCACGCGGTGCAAAAGTCTTTCGCAAATCCGATCCAAAATGCCGTAGGAGGTCGCATACCGTTTGTGCATCAGGATGGGGATGCGGTTTATCCTTGCAACGATGCCGCCGAGCAGTGCTACCGAAAGCGAGTTTGCGTGAATGAGGTCGATCGCATACCGTTTTACCATTCGATGGAGTTGCAGGATAACGCCAAGTTGCTGAAAGTCTTCCAGGAGATCGCCGAGGGTAAATCGCCGGACCTTGTCGGTCTTGTTGTGCGCCGCGGGTAGAGACAGCGGGACGATACTTGCTTCTGTCTTTTCTGCTTCCGCTGCGAAAGGGCTATCACCAAGGCATCCGACGAAAGGCGTAAACCGGCCTTTATCCAATAGATTGAGCAGGAGCAAGAGGCTGCGTTGACCACCGCCAATGCCCGAACCACTATCGAGATATAGGATGTTGGATTTCGATGTGTCGGATGTTTTCATCTTCAAGGTTTTGTGATATTGGCTCACGGACTTCACCGCTGTATGAGGCGTTTGTGTTTGCAAGTGTTATGTGTATCTTTATGCAGGTATCGGGTAGTAAATCTGCCATTCGTTCAGCCCACTCGACGATACAAATTCCATCGCCTTCTACATATTCGCTGAGTCCGAGTTCGGCAATCTCCGCGCTGTTTTCGAGCCGGTACAGATCGATATGATAGATCGGGATGGTCCCATTGTATTCGTTAATCAGGATATAAGATGGGCTGTTGACGACCGCATCTGGCGCGATGCCGACACCGCGCGCAATACCTTGTGTCAAACAGGTTTTGCCGGTACCGAGGTCGCCGACGAGCGCGATAACATCGCCCTGCTTGAGCGTCCTGCCCAGTTTTTCGCCGAGGATTTGCGTTTCCTCTGGGCTTTCTGTTTTAAA
Coding sequences:
- the tsaE gene encoding tRNA (adenosine(37)-N6)-threonylcarbamoyltransferase complex ATPase subunit type 1 TsaE, whose amino-acid sequence is MISQQQMENRNQIFKTESPEETQILGEKLGRTLKQGDVIALVGDLGTGKTCLTQGIARGVGIAPDAVVNSPSYILINEYNGTIPIYHIDLYRLENSAEIAELGLSEYVEGDGICIVEWAERMADLLPDTCIKIHITLANTNASYSGEVREPISQNLEDENIRHIEIQHPISR